The genome window AAGATTTTCTGGATAGTGAGCGCCTGCTCGATGGTGCAACACAGATCCTCGGTCCCGTTAATAGCATTAATAAAATTGTGGAAGCGACTCGCATGAGGGTATTTTAGGTCGGCTGCGACGTTCTCAACGACATCGTAGTCTGTGCGCAGTGGATCTTTCCGGAAAAGCTTACCACCCTTTGTGCTTGAACCGGCTTCCGTTCCATAAAGATGAACGCCGTTATCGTTACCTGCCTCCATATGACATGCCCACGAGGCCCCAAATTCTACGGTGGCGCCATCTTCAAACTTGATCAGTGCAGTGGCGAAATCATCCACGTCGAAGACAATGTCTTTATTGTAGTCTGATTTCCCCCAATTGCCTTCTCCGAGTCCACGGTTACCAAACCTGGTGTATGTCGTTCCAAAAACAGAGACAGGTTTATAGTTATTGAGAAGGTAGAGACATAGATCAAGTGCGTGAACACCGATATCATAGAGTGCACCGCCTCCGGCCATAGCTTTATTGCCAAACCATGTGCCCAGCTTGGGTATGCCGCTCCGTCTATACCAGAATGCTTTAGCGTGGTAAATCTCACCCAAGACCCCTTCCTCCACCAGAAACTTTACCTTCTGGTGATCTTCAGTAAAACGCTGGTTCATTCCCACTGTGAAGACCTTGCCACTCTTTTCTACCGCAGTAGCCACTTGTTTGCCCTCCTCAAGGCTCATCGCAAACGGCTTTTCCAACAAAACGTGCTTTCCAGCCTCCAAGGCTTGAATAGCCAGAGGAGCATGGAATTTATTGGGGACCGCGATATAGACCGCGTCTACGTTTGGATCAGCAAACAAGTCCGCTGCCTCAGTATAGCGATTCGAGATATCAAACTCATCAGCAAGTTCGTTAGCTCTCTCTAGCGAGAGATCTTGAACAGCTGAAAGCTTACCCTGGGAATGTGCTGAGATATCCTTTGCGCTGGATTTAGCAATTTGGCCGGAGCCGATGAATCCGAATCTTACTTCTTGCATGGGGTTTTTGATTTGGGTTTATGAATTATAGGTAATCATTCAGACGTTTGTCCCTCATAAGCGCATGAACAAGTCACTTGTATATCGGATTTCTATGAATTTGATCCAAATCCTAGGACGGCCATGAAGAAATCGGAATCTAACAATAAAGGCACAATTTCAGACCCAAGAGGGATTCATGGAG of Opitutales bacterium contains these proteins:
- a CDS encoding Gfo/Idh/MocA family oxidoreductase; translation: MQEVRFGFIGSGQIAKSSAKDISAHSQGKLSAVQDLSLERANELADEFDISNRYTEAADLFADPNVDAVYIAVPNKFHAPLAIQALEAGKHVLLEKPFAMSLEEGKQVATAVEKSGKVFTVGMNQRFTEDHQKVKFLVEEGVLGEIYHAKAFWYRRSGIPKLGTWFGNKAMAGGGALYDIGVHALDLCLYLLNNYKPVSVFGTTYTRFGNRGLGEGNWGKSDYNKDIVFDVDDFATALIKFEDGATVEFGASWACHMEAGNDNGVHLYGTEAGSSTKGGKLFRKDPLRTDYDVVENVAADLKYPHASRFHNFINAINGTEDLCCTIEQALTIQKILDGIAESSKTGNAVEIS